The nucleotide window CAGAACAATAGAATTTGTTGATAAATTTCtggatgaaataaaagataagcaaCAACGATAAAGATTTTTGGGAAGTCTCAATTATATTTGCAGATTTTTATTGATCTCTTAGGCCATTATGTAAgccattatttaaaagattaaaaaagaatccacCTCTATAGAcagaaaaacatacaaatatataaaacaaattaaggctcaCGTTAATAAATTACCATGTCTAGAACTCTCATCTCCTcatacttttaaaattgttgaaacataTGTCTCTGATCTTGGttatggaggaattatgaaacaaaaattattaacgGATTTGAAACATATTGTTCGATTTCATTCAGGATGTTGGAATTATacccaaaagaattatagtactattaaaaaatagattttagctattgtattatgtatttataaatttcaaaatgatttgttgaatcaaaagtttttacttagaatagacTGTAAATCAGCcaatgaagttttgattaaatatgtgaaaaacCTGGCTGCTAAACAGATATTTGCTAGATGACAaactatattaaatattttttattttgatattgaacatattaaaggagaatctaattctctccttgattttctatcccgagaatttttacagaaaaaatcATGTCATCCTCAAAGTCAAATGTAAAGTCTAAATCTTCTTATGCATAACCACCGTCTCTACCATATCCTTCACCTTATCATTCTGCATGCAACTTCAAGATCATATACGGTATTATGGTcattaacacaaaatattagaTCATCTTACAATTCATTCTCACCATTAGCTTCATTAAAATTACCATACTCTAAAATTGtttccctttcttctttttctcattctcaattTGTAAATCTTCCATTACTCTCTCAGTCTTCTGCATCTCTTATTATCATTAAATCTCATTAGCACCCAGTCTTCCCTACCAAATATGAAAGTTAACACATGTTTGACCTccaaaaattacttgatgcaTTTTTTTACTAGATTGACATTATGTTCTTcaaaacattaagaaaactcaatatttttatgaattcatattagtagacaccaactcaattattctctccGAGATCCTTTGATCTCTCCAAACTCAACCCTCTTTATTTGCATCTCCAATTATTGCATTTCATAAAGTTACCATTAAATAGGTTCTCACTTTgaaataatgaagaaaaatttctttttaacaagAAATTTTTCTCATCCTTATGATCTATcgtattatgattattatgattacCAGCAGGCatgaacaaatatatttttaaaacaaaataaaaatttgtatcaTTTGCAGTTttttcattttgacaaattacaaaaaattaagaCACTTCTAAAATAGTTTTCACTATAGtcatttctatcttctttttcaactttgtatttgtattattttgtttgGAGTGTTTTAAATGGGAGTCACTTAAGTTTAATGTTTAtcttactcataaaaaaaatacaaacattcTACATGGTATAGCATTGTACTCATCAACAAATAACTGCAGGGTTTCTTTTTAATCACATCGATCGGGTCCCATTCTGAATTTTTGTTATAAGATCTTGATGAGTTCCTCTTTGAACCCGATATTATGGTGTAAATGTGGAGTTTACACCGACCAATGAATGCCCAACACATCAATATCCTATTATTTTTACCGTGCGTAGACCAATAATCATGGGATGCTTGCTTATTTTTAACTAGCGAGTATAGGGAAGAGGCACAGCAAGTAGTCTAGTATACTACAAGTGGGATGGATCTTATTAGTGATCTTGGTAATTTTATTGGTTGGTGTAACTTTGGTACTTTCTaggaaaaataatgtttgatataattatgtattgtgtaaatattatatatatattcgattcttttaaaaaataataaaatttattattttaaaattaatttttttataaagatctctttatttttttatattttcaaaacggtttaaatatttaaatattatttatcatttatgaCGTTATTTTTGGGTGGGGAAAACGGATGTGGGTGAGCAGCATTGGTTTAAGATCCAAATTGGTAATGTAGACAAaggtaattctatgcatcaacctacacacttcacacatcatgcattcaaattttttttttttttttaaacctcaatacactaagtgtgttaagtgtgtgatgaatagtggactgatgcaaatatttttcctctaGAAAAAATCTGCCGGTGGAATAGAAGCGTGGGCGTGTTTAGATAAATTAGAAGCTATGGCCATGCTAGCACACCACAAGGACTCATGACGTTGCTAGGCTTCAATATCATATCGATCAAactaataaatatatgtaaGATTGCATTaagctaattattatttaaactatgaatgaatgaatatcTAAACACTGTATTGACATTCGaccttaaaatatatcaacacccataaattagaaatttacttCTTATGGTGTGactattatatagtattattaaatttttacatactCTAAATCATTATATagtatcattaaattttttattgaacgATGTTTCctaatttagtttttaatttaaaaaaattatttatatcaatCTGTAGACACAGCACACTCaatatattgaatttaaaaaaaaaaaaacatcgtaTAAGGTATGCTACGAATACAAACTGATATAGCaattctctttaatttaatcagaactttataaaatttataaagaaaaacataaatacGTGCGTGCAGGAAGGCCatcgaatgattttttttttttttaaattttatatttaaaatccaGTTAAAAAGAGCAATTATTACGTCATCACCACCTATTATCTTCGTAGCGGTCAAGATTCTAGACCGACtctaaataagattttttctcATCCGCCGCTAACTGAAAAAATATCGAAATAACTGATAATCTCAAGCTCCTCTCCGAAGTGAGCAGCCTCCactctctcccctctctctctctctctctctctctctgtgttaaAAGATTATCCCTTCGCCAACATGTTTCTTCTGCCACCGCCCCTTCCAAATCGTTTCCCTTCAGTTCCGCTAACTTTCACAACACAGTTCCGCCACCACCGCCACCGCCATATATTCCAACCTCCACTTTCCGTTACAGCCATCGTTACCGAAGCATCCTCTTTCTCTGTTTCCTCGTCCAGACAACTTGATGAAGGCGACGACGAAAACGACATCAACAATCGCCGGTACGACTTCACTCCCCTCCTTGACTTCCTTTCTAACTCTCCCGATACCACCGGCAGTTCGGGTCCGGATCCTCCGATTTCACTTGACCCGACCGAGTTCCATCTCGCCGAGTCGTACCGGGCCGTGCCGGCCCCGGTCTGGCACTCATTCCTAAAATCCCTCtgttcctcctcctcctcctccattgGACTGGCATACGCCGTCGTTTCATGGCTCCAGAAACACAACCTCTGCTTCTCCTACGAATTGCTCTACTCAATTCTCATCCACGCGCTTGGGCGCTCCGAGAAGCTCTACGAGGCCTTCTTGCTTTCCCAGAGACAATCCCTAACCCCGTTAACCTACAACGCCCTAATAGGCGCTTGTGCTCGCAACGACGACCTCGAAAAGGCGCTCAATCTCATGTCTCGAATGCGCCAAGACGGTTTCCCACCCGACTTCGTCAATTACAGCTTGATTATTCAGTCCCTTACGCGCACTAACAAAGCCGGCTCCCCGATTTTGCAGAAGCTTTACTCCGAGATCGAATGCGATAGGATCGAGCTCGATTGCCAGCTTCTGAATGACATTATCGTCGGTTTTGCGAACGCCGGTGACTCTGCGCGTGCCATGCATTTCCTAGCCAAGGCTCAGGCCAGCGGGTTGAGCGCTAAAACGGCAACTCTCGTTGCGCTTATATCCGCCTTGGGAAATTCGGGTCTCACCGTGGAGGCCGAGGCCATTTTCGAAGAAATAAGGGACTCCGGATTGAAGCCAAGGACTAGGGCTTACAACGCGCTTCTCAAAGCGTATGTGAAAGCCGGTTCCTTGAAAGACGCCGAGTCGATCGTATCGGAGATGGAGAAGACAGGAGTTTTGCCGGACGAGCATACTTACAGTCTTCTTATCGATGCATATGCAAATGCAGGCCGGTGGGAAAGCGCGAGGATCGTCTTGAAAGAAATGGAGGCTTGCAATGTACAACCTAATTCGTACGTGTTTAGTAGGATTTTAGCGAGTTATAGGGACAGAGGAGAATGGCAGAGATCCTTTCAGGTTTTGAAGGAAATGAAGAGCAGTGGAGTAACGCCGGATAGGCATTTTTACAATGTGATGATTGATACTTTTGGCAAGTACAATTGTCTTGATCATGCTGTGGCCACCTTCGATCGGATGCTATCTGAGGGAATTGAGCCCGACACGGTTACATGGAACACGCTGATTGATTGTCATTGTAAGGCGGGGCGGCATGGTAGGGCAGAGGAGTTGTTTGAAGAAATGCAGGAGAAAGGATACTCGCCGTGTGCTACGACGTATAATATCATGATTAATTGTATTGGGGAGCAGGAGAGGTGGGAGGATGTGAAGAGCTTGTTAGGGAAGATGCAGAGTCAAGGGTTGCTGCCAAATGTGGTGACTTACACCACTCTGGTTGATATTTATGGACAGTCGGGGAGGTTCGAGGATGCGATAGAGTGCTTGGAGGGCATGAAGTCTGCGGGATTAAGACCATCCTCGACAATGTACAATGCCTTGATTAATGCCTATGCGCAAAGGGTACGTATGTTGTTGCCTTTATATCTATTTGCAATTTTATTGTACATTCATCCTCAAAAGGCCTCAACCAATTTGCTTTTAGGGGACGGTTgtataatgagttgagatgaaagttgaataaaatattattaaaatattattttttaatattattattatttcgagatttgaaaaaatttaattgtttgtttattatattttgtgtgagaatttgaaaaagttgtaatgattagatgagatgaattggagtccttttttatatccaaaccgggccGTGAATAGGTTTTCTATAAGCAGATGCTCCGGAGAAACTTTACATTTATACTAATCTGTAGTTTTGAAACAAAACGAATGTAATGTAATTAGCAAGATGCTGTAATATATGGAGAAAAGTTATCCTTGTGCttgattttttggttttttgttccTCCTTATCTGTTCTATTCTCTTCTAAAAAAGTTTCTACCTGGTGCTCGACACCACTCCTATTTATGGAGCCAAGATTGCCTATCATTTCAGGTGATCATTGGCACATTATGCATTAGATTATTATGTAAATTAAACCATGGGATGGCTTAATTATACTTTTATTGTCATATTTTTCCAGAGTCATAATTAGTAGAACCTAAGTTTCTTGTGGCTGTGTACCTTTTGGATCTCATGAATATTCATTATTGATCATGTTCCTTACCCTCTGGAAAAAGTTATCCTCACTTTGGTTTTGGCTCAATGTAACCAGTGGTATATGTGGGATGTTACTTGACAACGTACAATATCACAGAAGCTTCAAGGCAACAGTTTTGGCATAATTCATTGAAATGAGAAGAAACTCCCATACAAGAGAATCCCTTCCTTGCCAAATAAATCTGTGCTTGTATTTGGAGCAACAAGTCTTATGTCTCTGAAAGAATatgttcatttttgtttttgtatcatCTGATTGCAAATGTGATGAttgcttatataaaaaaaaaaaaattgtaaatgtgATTGTTTCTTGAGGATGCGTTTGATAATCTTTGGTTTCAATTTTTGACAGGGTTTGTCTGAGGAAGCAATAAAAGCATTTAGGGTCATGAGAGCAGATGGCCTGAAGCCTAGTCTTTTAGCTCTCAATTCATTAATAAATGCATTTGGTGAGGATAGAAGGGATGTTGAAGCCTTTGCTGTGTTGCAGTACATGAAAGAAAATGTATGTTACCGATCTATTGCTTTTACCCGAcatatattttgaagttttacTGGTTTTACCATCTTACTGTACGTCCTTTGGAATCTCCTTGCAGGACTTGAAACCAGATGTGGTGACCTATACTACGCTTATGAAAGCTCTGATTCGTGTTGATAAATTTCATAAGGTATAGATTGATTATAGTGTTTAAAAGCATAAAAGAGGAACCCTGGCCGACTTTTATGACAAATGGTCCTCTGTATTTTTCATGTGTTGGCAAGTTAGATTTGGGTGCCTCCTGCCTTTACTTGTGGCAGTGAGGCAGTCCCGCACAGTTTTTCCTTTGTCTGTTTAGTATTTCTAGCTTAGTTATTGGGGTAGGGATTGACTACTGCACATGAAAGGTTAGAAAATGATAATGTAAAAGTTATTTTTGTACATGGGAAAAGATTATAGAGCCAAGAACTGTTCCTCTGTAAGCAACATGTAGGACTTCAGtgtaatattttttccaacaaacAATATGCAGGCAGCCACCATCTTATTATTAgggtttttagtatttttaccAAGCCCCAATTTTGACCAAATGTCCTATtaacatttgatatatatattaattaggttaGATGTACTGTATTAAAAGAATGTCTTAGGTATGATACACATTACTGCATTCTAATTCCATTCGGTATGATTTACTTTGGTCTTGCAAAGCCTCATAGAATTACCAGGCTGAGAACTTCAAGATAAAGGAGATTTGACATTGTATATATGCTTTTTTGCTTTTCTATGTACTAAGTTATTTATTCACATATCAGGTTCCTTCTGTGTACGAGGAAATGATTTTGTCTGGGTGCACGCCAGATAGGAAAGCCAGAGCAATGTTACGGTCCGCTCTTAGATATATGAAGCAGACATTGAAATCATAGTATATGGGGGCCACACAGCCAAAGAAATGTACAGGGCTATCGTGTTTGTTCCATTAGTTATCTATTTGAGGTTAGTTGTCAGTCTTCAACCTGATA belongs to Juglans regia cultivar Chandler chromosome 8, Walnut 2.0, whole genome shotgun sequence and includes:
- the LOC109004296 gene encoding pentatricopeptide repeat-containing protein At5g42310, chloroplastic: MFLLPPPLPNRFPSVPLTFTTQFRHHRHRHIFQPPLSVTAIVTEASSFSVSSSRQLDEGDDENDINNRRYDFTPLLDFLSNSPDTTGSSGPDPPISLDPTEFHLAESYRAVPAPVWHSFLKSLCSSSSSSIGLAYAVVSWLQKHNLCFSYELLYSILIHALGRSEKLYEAFLLSQRQSLTPLTYNALIGACARNDDLEKALNLMSRMRQDGFPPDFVNYSLIIQSLTRTNKAGSPILQKLYSEIECDRIELDCQLLNDIIVGFANAGDSARAMHFLAKAQASGLSAKTATLVALISALGNSGLTVEAEAIFEEIRDSGLKPRTRAYNALLKAYVKAGSLKDAESIVSEMEKTGVLPDEHTYSLLIDAYANAGRWESARIVLKEMEACNVQPNSYVFSRILASYRDRGEWQRSFQVLKEMKSSGVTPDRHFYNVMIDTFGKYNCLDHAVATFDRMLSEGIEPDTVTWNTLIDCHCKAGRHGRAEELFEEMQEKGYSPCATTYNIMINCIGEQERWEDVKSLLGKMQSQGLLPNVVTYTTLVDIYGQSGRFEDAIECLEGMKSAGLRPSSTMYNALINAYAQRGLSEEAIKAFRVMRADGLKPSLLALNSLINAFGEDRRDVEAFAVLQYMKENDLKPDVVTYTTLMKALIRVDKFHKVPSVYEEMILSGCTPDRKARAMLRSALRYMKQTLKS